From the Actinomadura luzonensis genome, the window CGCCGGCCGCGGCGCGCACCTCGGCCAGGATCGCCGCCCGGTCCGCGGCGGTCAGCGCGAAGCCCTCGCTGGCCATGCCGAACACGGCGACGCCGGCCGCGCCGGAGGCGAGCTGCCACTCGGTGAGCCGGCGCAGGCTCGGCAGGTCGAGCTCGCCGTCGTCCGTGAAGGGGGTGGCGAGGATGGGGATCAGTCCGGACAGAGCCAACGAAGGTTCTCCAATCAGAGGGCGGCTGAGGGCACCAGGGCGGCGGGATCGACGTCCACGCCGAGGCCGGGGCCGGGCGGCACGGGGAAGCCGGCGGCGTCGCCGGGCAGCGGCGCGCGCAGGATCGCGCCGGCCACCTCGCAGGTGGTGGGCTGGTACTCGAACCAGGCCAGGTTCGCCAGCGCCGCGCTGACGTGCACGCCGGCGGCCAGCGCGACGCCGAGCCCGGTCGAGTGGTGCGGCGCGACCCGCACGTGGTGGGCCGCCGCCAGCTCGCCGATCGCCATCAGCTCGGTGATCCCGGTGCGGCCCACGTCCGGCTGGGCCAGGCCGGTGGCGCGCCGGCCGAGCCAGTGCGCGAACTCGTACCGGTTGCGCAGCGTCTCGCCCACGGCGATCGGCAGGTCGGCGCGGCGGGCCAGCTCGCGGTGGCCCTCGACGTCCTCGGGGGCGAGCGGCGCCTCCAGGAACAACGCGCCGCGCTCGGCCAGGCCGCGGGCCAGCCGGACCGCCGCGGGCACCTCGTACACCCAGTGGGCGTCCACCGCGACCTGGAGGCTGGAGGCGGCGACCGCGTCGAAGGTCGCGAGGTCCTCCTCGACGCCGTGGCCGAGGTGCAGCTTGACCCGGGTCGCGCCCTTGCCCGCCCACTGGCGGGCCAGCTCGGCGCGCTCGGCGTCGGTGGGCCTCGGCAGGCCGCTGACGTAGACGGGGACCTCGCTCCTGAACGCCCCGCCGAGCAGGTCGGCGACCGGGCGGCCGGTGAGCCTGCCGGTCAGGTCCCAGAGGGCGATGTCCACGGCGGCGAGGGCGTCGGCCTGGTGGCCGGTGAGGTGGCCGCGCTCACGCATGAGGCCGGTGAGCTTGTCCCAGAGGGGCCGCACCCGGGTCGGGTCCTCGCCGATGAGCACGGGCGCGAGCAGCCGCTCGACGATCGCCGCGGGCACCTCGGGGGCGACCGGCGCCAGGGCCTCGCCCCAGCCGGTGGTGCCGTCGTCGGCCGTCACGCTGACCAGCAGCGTCTCGAAGCGGGCGGAGTAGAGGCTGCGCCAGGGCGGCCGGACGAAGTAGCCCTCCTCCTGGGCCGGCGTGCCGAGGTAGGCGTCCTGGTGGCGGATCTTCACCGGGAAACTACGCACTTGACGGATTTGCGGCATGTGCAGGACCATCCCACATAGTGCAAGCCAATTGCAATGGAGACAGGGTGGCTTCCGATCAGAGCAACAACCAGAGCGTGGAGCGGGCGATCTCGGTCCTGCGGGCGTTCTTGACCGGCCGGCCCGAGCTGCGCGTGTCGGACGTCGCCAAGGCCACGGGGCTCGGCACCTCCACCGCCTCGCGGCTGCTGGCCACGCTGGAGACGCTGGAGTTCGTCGAGCGGGACGAGGTCAGCGGCCTCTACCGGCTCGGCACCGCCCCGATCACGCTCGGCGGCGTCGCGCTGAACCAGAACCCGGTGCACCGCGAGGCGAGGCAGATCGCC encodes:
- a CDS encoding mandelate racemase/muconate lactonizing enzyme family protein — encoded protein: MKIRHQDAYLGTPAQEEGYFVRPPWRSLYSARFETLLVSVTADDGTTGWGEALAPVAPEVPAAIVERLLAPVLIGEDPTRVRPLWDKLTGLMRERGHLTGHQADALAAVDIALWDLTGRLTGRPVADLLGGAFRSEVPVYVSGLPRPTDAERAELARQWAGKGATRVKLHLGHGVEEDLATFDAVAASSLQVAVDAHWVYEVPAAVRLARGLAERGALFLEAPLAPEDVEGHRELARRADLPIAVGETLRNRYEFAHWLGRRATGLAQPDVGRTGITELMAIGELAAAHHVRVAPHHSTGLGVALAAGVHVSAALANLAWFEYQPTTCEVAGAILRAPLPGDAAGFPVPPGPGLGVDVDPAALVPSAAL